In Pirellula sp. SH-Sr6A, the DNA window AGAAACGGAACTCGGCTGCATTGTAACCGACAACGTTAAAAGAAAAACGGCCCGTTGTTGAATCGACAACGGGCCGTTTTGAATTTTTGTTCTTCACCAGGGCGATGCCCAGGCTAGAGAACTAGTTGCATCCGCAAGCTGGCTTTGCAGCAGGAGCTGCACATCCACAACCGGCTGCAGGTGCAGCACAGCCGGAGGACGATGCGACTGGAACCGAGACGGTGGTCGGAACCATCTTGCAAACGGTTACTTCCACTTCTTCTTGAACGGTCGATGGAACGCAAACGTTGACGGTACGCTTTTGCTTCTCTTCGACGCGATCGCAAACGGTGACGTTCACGGTGCGAGTCTTCTCTTCGGTGACCTTTTCACAGGTGGTTACGTTGAAGGTTCGAGTGCGAGTTTCTGGAACCATGGTGTTCACGGTGTACTCGACGGTCTTCTTTTCTTCGACGTATTCGCAAACGTTCTTCATTCCCTTGCGAACTTCGGTTTCGCAAACGGTCTTGCAGACTTGGCGGGTCAAGGTCTCTTGAACTTGGCGTGGCTGCTTGACGGTGATGGTGCGGGTTTCGGGAACCATAACCATATGGGTCACGGTTCGCTTGCGAACTTCTGGAACCATCTTGCACTTCCTGACCTTCACATCGCGTACTTCGTCGTGGCAGACGGTTACGTTGTAGGTGTAGGCTTCTTCGGTGTAAGTCGGTTGCATGGTGGTAACGGTAACATCTTGTGTTACGACGTTTGGCACCCAAACCTTCTTGCAAACGGTGCGGGTTGCTGGTGCAGCAGGCGCTGCGCATCCGCATGGGGAAGCGACAGGTGCGCATCCACATGCTGGAGCGGGAGCACAAGCTGGTGTGCAGGGAACTTCTTCCACAACGGTTTGGTACGATCCGCAGTCCTTGGTGACTTGCTTCACGGTCGTCACAGGAACCATCTTGCAGACCTTGCGGGTCCCGGTCTTGGTTTCGGTGTGAGGAACCTTGAAAGTCTTCTTAACGATCTCTTCGGTGTAGTGGGGAACCAAAACGGTGCATTCCACTTCCTTGGTCACAGGCTTGCAGACATTGACGGTAACCGTCTTTTGAACGTCTTCGCAGACCGTCTTGCAAACGGTGTAAGGAACCGTTTCGACCACTTGCTTGGGAACTTTCACCTCGTAGGTGTATTCCACTTGCTTGGTCACAGGGGTTCGAACGGTGACTTCTTTGGTCTTGGTCTCAGGCTTGCAAACGTGGACGGTGACTTCTTCCGTCTTGGTTTCCGTTTTGGGAACCATCTTCACGACGGTGTATTTTTCTTCCTTGACCTCGGTGCGAGGAACCATCTTGACGACGGTTACTTCCTCTTCGCGGGTTTCGATTTTGTTAACGGTCTTGGTGACCATTCGCTTTTCCTTCACCTGGGTTGGGACCATGACGGTCTTCTCAACGTAGGTGACTTGGGAACCGCAAGCCGATGCGCCCGCCGAAGCGACAACGCTACCTGCACAACCGCCGCATGCGCTGCTGCTCGCTACGACGGCAGCGGTGCTGCTGCAACCGCAATCTGCGAAAACATTACTGGCCCCCAACATTGCGGCCAGCCCAAGTGCAAACACTGGGCGAAACTTCATTGCAATCTCCTAGATGAAAAAGCGGCCACTCGGCCAATGAACGATTTACAAGCTCCCCTGCAGGTGAGACGCAGGAGAGAGGACTTCTACGATGCTGACTCTCGCTGAACGATCGTCGATTAGTGATAGAGACACCTAATCCACAAGACAAATCGTTTGCCTTTTCTCGCTCGTTCAGCCACCGAGTGTAGCTCAGTCATGCAGAGAGGGAAACATCCGGCGGCAAAATCTATTTAATTTTTTTGATCGTTACGACCGTTTCCGCTTACCTAATCTTCCGTTCATTGTTCTGGCGATTTGTGCCGAAACGCCACTGGGGATGGGCCGCTTAGACACGACTCATCCCCAGTGGGTTTGCCCCCTAACTCGTTCACAGCTAACGCTGTTCGCTTGTAGATCTTTTGGTCGCTATGGGTTGGATTTTCCGGAAGGTGAGAACGAGTTATGGAGGGGACGACGGAGAGGTGGGGAACCCGTTTGGGTTAGGATCGCAGGAGGGAGTTGCCTCGCTGCGCTTTCCGGTCGGACGGTACCGCCTGCCGTTCCGGTACGGCGGGGATTTGTTCGGGCTCTTCCATGTCCGATTCTGGGCTTTGGAGCAGCGGGGAAGCAGTCTTCGATTCGCGAGCATGATCGTTCGCTGTCCCTTGGAACTGCTCGAACTCCCCTTGGCTGATGACGGCAGGTCGGCTCGCTCCACGGCTCATGTGGCGTGCTGCATCTCGTTCGCGAGCTCGCTCGCTGGCATCCCAGTAGGCTTTCTCTGCCCACATGCCTTCCTCGAGCATAATGTTGTTGTATTCCAGCAACGAGCCTTTGAGGTGATGGATCTCGACCAGGATCTTGTTGTATTCCGCGACCGAAGTGTTGTAACCTTGACCCGCACGAGCTCGGCTTTGCTGGGCTCGCAACAACTGGTCGATGACGTACTCCTGATTGCTCGAATCTCCGATTTCAAATTTGGCTCTCCAGACGTCGACGAGATTATCGCTGGCGACGATGCTGTGAAACTGTTGTGTCATTTGCTCGTGCACGCTCTTGAGCTGTTGAATGTATTTGGTCAGCAAGTGCGAAGACGCGAGTTCTTTGTCTTCCAGGATTCGGTGAGCCCGGGCAAGGTCTTGCTGTACTTTCGTGATGTCCGCCAACTGGCGGCGTGCACCGATGGCGTTGGGGGTGAAGTCCATGCGAACCACTCCCTCTTGATAGTTGCCGCCGAGCAGTTCTTCCCAAGCACTCGCGTTTCCACCACCCCCTGGGAATCGAGGATTGCCACCGTTGCTGTTGAGCAACGATCCACCCACGCCCACCCATCGGTAGATGAGATTCAGATTCAAGTCAGGAAGGATTTGGTTCTTGGACGAAATGAGTTCCAATTCCTTTTGCTTGATCACCCACTTCTGCTTTCGCAGGTCGACGTTTCGTTGGAGCATCTCACCTTGGATCGAATCCCAATCGAACTGAGCCATTCCAGTTGCGGGCTTGTCGATCGGTCGAATGAGATAGCCGTCCGTAGCCGCCCAGCCCATCAGCAATCGGAGGTTGAGTTCTCGACCGAGCAATCCGGGTTGGTTCGTCACTCCGCCACCGCTGAAGGCCGCGGCAACTTGAGCCTCAAACTCGTGATAGGTCAAACTGGCCTGCGCCATTTGGCTTGCAGCGTTTCCGGTGTTGTATTTTGCTGCCGCAATCTTGTACGCGAGGGCGGCACTGTCCCGTGCGCTCTTGGCAGTTGCGAAGTTCCAATAGGCTGCATAGAGATCCCAGTAAGCGAATTCGACTTCGCGAACCAAGTTTCGGATGCGTTCTTCGTAATCGGCAATTGCGATATCTTCGTTGATGCGAGCCAAGACGACAGGAACACGGTTGACCATAGTTCCGCGACCTCTTAGGAGAGGATGCTGAACTTGTGCTTCGAGAACTTGCGTGTAATCGCTGGGCACAGCTCGACCGAAGTTCCCCAGGCCTTGCGATTGAGTCGGGATGTTGTTGTAGGAATAGATGGATTGCGAACGAACCGTCGCAACGCCACCGGTCGCCGTTCGCTTGGACAGCGCCATTTGCGCGGTACCGTCGCGACCTTGGAAGAACTGTGGATTGAACACATTGCCTGCACCGACGTTTCTCGCACGATCAGTGGTGCCCCAGGACATGAACGAGCTGTACTGCGCGTCAAACTCGCTCAATGCGTCTTCTACCCCACCGACTTGGTTAGCCCGAGCGGCCCCACGAGCGAGGACTCGGTTTCCGCTACCATCGATGACGAGAGGTTGTGAATTGGTCGTATTGGCAACGATAGCCGGATCGTAAACCGTGCTTAACTGGGCGGATGGACTCGAAAGAATGATGGCAGCGATGTCGGCGTTTTGTCGCTGGGTTCCAGGCAATGCACGAATGACTTGCGTGTTCATCAACGCAATCGAAATGCACTCTTCGAGAGTCAGATCTTTGTAATCAAAGTTCTGATTGTCGAGGCTCAGCGGCGGATGCGACTGAGTGACCTCGGGTAGCGACTGATTTTGGAGATCGGGATATTCGATCTGCTGGGCGCGGTCAATGTAATGGGACAAGTCGCCGCGTTCGCCGATGAAGAATGGCTGCGTAGGTGCACATCCCGTTAGCATCAAGCTAACGATCTGCATGCCAACAAACCATCGCGTTAGGTTGCGTTTCATAAGCCAGGAGGTCCCGTCGTTCGAAGCTCGAATTGCCTTTGACCGAATGTCTCCACTCGTTCCGCACCCTCCGCTCGCGTCACCACCACGGTTCCACTCGAGAATGCACGCAATTCGATACTTTGGTTAGGTGCCCCCCTAACGTGCAGGTCGCGAATCCCCCATTTCGAGAGACTCACAACGCCGCATAGATGGGTTATCGGTTCGGCCTCTGGTAAACTTTAACGGTCGCGATGACTTTTCCGATTTTTCATGAAAGCCCCCAACAGGCTACGCTAGCAATCTCGCGGTGCATCGAACGGGTCGGCTCCACCGATCTGGCTTGATCTACACGGAGAAATCTCCTAGGTACGGACGCATGGCAACCCAACCCAAACCAATACCATCCAACTGGCATGACTCGCAAACAAAAGGATGCCTCCAAGGCATTTCGTCGGAGGCGGGCATACAATTTTATGGGGCCAATCGCTGCTGGTTGCTTCTCCTTTTGATGGCAATGCCCATATCCCTGCTCCTTACCAGGGATGCAGACGCCCAATTGCAGCTAATCCCCTCCGGAGGGACTGCTGGGACCACCCCGGCGACGAATCCGAACAACGCCGCTCCGAATCGGGGCTCTGCAACCAATCCAGGGACCGCGACGACGCAGCCCCCTGCTCCGATTATTTCGGGAAACCCTTCTTCGGGCAGTTTGGGCAACCCCCAAACCAATCCGCCGAGTGTCCCTACCCCCGTTCCGGTCGCACCCGTGGGGGATATCGCCTCGATCAGCGTCGAGAGCGTTTCCGCCTATTTGCAGCAATTGCAAAGCGCCACCGATTTGGACGCCAATCTCAAGCAGGCCCTCGTTACGGCTTATGAAGCGTTGTTGGCGGAACTGAAAAGTCGAAACGAAAATGAAAAGTACTACCGGGAACTGCTGGCGGCCTACGAAGCGGCGCCCACCGCCACGGCGGAAGCCAAAAGGCGCAAGGAGAGCTTCTCGCCTCGCTTTGTCTATTTAGAAAGCAGCCTCGATTCGGCTCCCATTGAACGGCTGCAAAGCTATCAACTGGAACTGCAGTCGCTCCTCCAAACCGCGGTCGACGGCCGAGCGAAAGTGGACGCGACCATCGTCAGTCGCGACGCCCAGAAAAAAGAGTTACCACGCCTCTTATCGGAAGCCAAAGCGGCGATCACTAAGCTCAACGATGAACTCAACGCGCCTCCGGTCGAAGGTACGGATCCGCGATTGCGGGAAGCGAACTTGCTTTTGCTTCGGGCCCGGCTGATGAGTCTTAATGAACGGACTCGACGCATCGAGCAGGAACAAAGAACCTACGATGCGGAAACCGAGTTGCTGTCATTGCAAAAAGCTATCTTTGCCACGGAAGAAAAGTACTACCAGACCAAAATCAAGGAAGTGACGGAGGAGCTCAACAAACGCCGAGAGAGTTTGATTGCCAAGCAAAAGAAGCTAGCAGAGAGCATCGTCGTCCAGTCACCGGGCGAATTGCGACCGCGGGCCGAGCAGATCGTGGTGCGAACCGACGCTTGGCTCGGGCTTGCGAAACAAAATGCCTTGATGCGCCTCGAGTCCGATGCCGCACGTGCGGAGCTCAAACTCTGGACGGAGCGTTACCGTATTATGACCGAGCGTATCTCGCACGAGAGCACGAAGAATGTCACGAACTTCAACAGCATGGTCGGGTTGATGCTTCGCAAACAACGGAGCGAACTGCCCGATATCAACGAACTCACCGACAAGCTGCATGACTACCAAGACAAGCTCGTTGCCACGCAAACACTGATCCTCGAGTTGGATGACTGGAAGGCAGCATCGGCTGCCGTCATCGAGCCTGAGAGCTTCACCGATGAATCCGCACAATTCTTTCCCTCTGCCGATTTGCGTGAGAAGGCACGACTGTTACATAACTTTGAGCATCGCGTCGTCGACGAGTTCCGTATCGACGCTAACAGCTACTTCGAAAGCCTGTTCAATTTGGGAGTCAACACCCAGCAGACGATCGAACAGGTGAAGAAGTATCGTTCGTTCATCGACGAACACGTCTTATGGATTCGCTCGAGCGAAGCGTTTCAGCTCAGCGATGCACGCGAGGTTTGGCCATCTCTGCAATGGTTATTCCAGTTCGGGAATTGGCGAGAGATACCACTTCTCATACTGAGCGATTTTCAAAACCATCTTTGGAGCTACCTGCTCGGTGGTGCACTCATCGTCGCCCTGATCCTGAACATCAAGCGATTGAAGACGGACACCAAGAAGGAGGGCGAGCTCGCGAGTCGGCCCAACTGCACATCATTGATTCCGACATGGAAGACCATGTTCGCTTGCGTGTTGCTTGCGAGCCCCCTGGCGCTCATCCACTTGGTCATCGGATGGCGATTGAACCATGCGGAAAACCGGGCCTTTGCCGAAGCCATCGGGATGGGTTTGATGGTTGGGGCCAGGTATTTCTTTCCGCTGGAATTACTTCGGCAAGTCTGTCGCGCTGGAGGGCTTGCCGAAAACCATTTCCGGTGGTCGAAGGAATCAACATCTATTTTGCGCAAGAATCTCCGATGGTTTATCGATCTAGCCGTTCCATGCGTTTGTGTTGTCGCGGTGCTGGCTCAGTTCGGAGAAAGCAAGTATGAGAACTCGCTGGGACGAATCATCTACGCTGCCTTGATGCTCCTTTGCTTCTTATTCCTGATTCGGTGCTTGCATCCAACACACGGTGTTTTCTCGAACTTCTTGAAGAATCACCCTGGAGGATGGATCGATCGTTTGAAATACCTATGGTACCCCATCTTTGCCTGCGGCCCTTTAGCGCTGATGGCCATGAGTTTGATGGGGTATCATTACACTTCGGTGCGCCTAGCCATGCACCTGCACACGACCTTCATCACATTGGTCGGGATCCTACTGTTATCGAGTTTCATCTATCGATGGCTGCTACTCCGCCGTCGAGAGCTGCTGGTGGCCCAGGCCAAGCAACGACTGGAGGAAGCCAGACGACGCGATCCCAACGCCCCTACTTTGCCAAATCCATTGCTCGATTCCCATGCCGATTTGACGTCGATCAATAAGCAGACGATTCGCCTGGTTACGAGTACGTTGATCTTTGCATCCCTCGGGGCGGTAGCCGTCATTTGGTCGACGGTGCTTCCAGCGGTAGGGGTGCTCGACACGGTTCAGCTATGG includes these proteins:
- a CDS encoding mechanosensitive ion channel domain-containing protein, translating into MATQPKPIPSNWHDSQTKGCLQGISSEAGIQFYGANRCWLLLLLMAMPISLLLTRDADAQLQLIPSGGTAGTTPATNPNNAAPNRGSATNPGTATTQPPAPIISGNPSSGSLGNPQTNPPSVPTPVPVAPVGDIASISVESVSAYLQQLQSATDLDANLKQALVTAYEALLAELKSRNENEKYYRELLAAYEAAPTATAEAKRRKESFSPRFVYLESSLDSAPIERLQSYQLELQSLLQTAVDGRAKVDATIVSRDAQKKELPRLLSEAKAAITKLNDELNAPPVEGTDPRLREANLLLLRARLMSLNERTRRIEQEQRTYDAETELLSLQKAIFATEEKYYQTKIKEVTEELNKRRESLIAKQKKLAESIVVQSPGELRPRAEQIVVRTDAWLGLAKQNALMRLESDAARAELKLWTERYRIMTERISHESTKNVTNFNSMVGLMLRKQRSELPDINELTDKLHDYQDKLVATQTLILELDDWKAASAAVIEPESFTDESAQFFPSADLREKARLLHNFEHRVVDEFRIDANSYFESLFNLGVNTQQTIEQVKKYRSFIDEHVLWIRSSEAFQLSDAREVWPSLQWLFQFGNWREIPLLILSDFQNHLWSYLLGGALIVALILNIKRLKTDTKKEGELASRPNCTSLIPTWKTMFACVLLASPLALIHLVIGWRLNHAENRAFAEAIGMGLMVGARYFFPLELLRQVCRAGGLAENHFRWSKESTSILRKNLRWFIDLAVPCVCVVAVLAQFGESKYENSLGRIIYAALMLLCFLFLIRCLHPTHGVFSNFLKNHPGGWIDRLKYLWYPIFACGPLALMAMSLMGYHYTSVRLAMHLHTTFITLVGILLLSSFIYRWLLLRRRELLVAQAKQRLEEARRRDPNAPTLPNPLLDSHADLTSINKQTIRLVTSTLIFASLGAVAVIWSTVLPAVGVLDTVQLWTVDGASAGERIPITLTNLLIAIPTGIMTVVAARNLPGLMEIALLQHLPLENAVRYAISSISRYTILFLGILMTFNSIGVRWASIQWLVAALGVGLGFGLQEIFANFVSGLILLFEQPVRVGDVITLGDTTGTVSRIRMRATTVTNFDQQELIIPNKDLVTGRLLNWTLTDSTNRMMMMINISNDSDPEVACALIREICLEHSNILKEPAPTAFIEEFGENKQTIRVRCFLASLDLRLPTRHEVHLLIRKRFAELGIQISIPQQEVHLRNFPSDWKKPDHPTVEDAGLKRQPVDQPTSPA
- a CDS encoding TolC family protein, translating into MKRNLTRWFVGMQIVSLMLTGCAPTQPFFIGERGDLSHYIDRAQQIEYPDLQNQSLPEVTQSHPPLSLDNQNFDYKDLTLEECISIALMNTQVIRALPGTQRQNADIAAIILSSPSAQLSTVYDPAIVANTTNSQPLVIDGSGNRVLARGAARANQVGGVEDALSEFDAQYSSFMSWGTTDRARNVGAGNVFNPQFFQGRDGTAQMALSKRTATGGVATVRSQSIYSYNNIPTQSQGLGNFGRAVPSDYTQVLEAQVQHPLLRGRGTMVNRVPVVLARINEDIAIADYEERIRNLVREVEFAYWDLYAAYWNFATAKSARDSAALAYKIAAAKYNTGNAASQMAQASLTYHEFEAQVAAAFSGGGVTNQPGLLGRELNLRLLMGWAATDGYLIRPIDKPATGMAQFDWDSIQGEMLQRNVDLRKQKWVIKQKELELISSKNQILPDLNLNLIYRWVGVGGSLLNSNGGNPRFPGGGGNASAWEELLGGNYQEGVVRMDFTPNAIGARRQLADITKVQQDLARAHRILEDKELASSHLLTKYIQQLKSVHEQMTQQFHSIVASDNLVDVWRAKFEIGDSSNQEYVIDQLLRAQQSRARAGQGYNTSVAEYNKILVEIHHLKGSLLEYNNIMLEEGMWAEKAYWDASERARERDAARHMSRGASRPAVISQGEFEQFQGTANDHARESKTASPLLQSPESDMEEPEQIPAVPERQAVPSDRKAQRGNSLLRS